The Lonchura striata isolate bLonStr1 chromosome 9, bLonStr1.mat, whole genome shotgun sequence region ccttccccctgcattcccagaggagcagcttccttccccctgcattcccagaggagcagcttccttccccctgcattcccagaggagcagcttccttccccctgcattcccagaggagcagcttccttccccctgcattcccagaggagcagcttccttccccctgcattcccagaggagcagcttccttcccctgcattcccagaggagcccaggcccatctcccccagccctggagctccaaggaaaactccccccttgtgcagatcctgctccagcagaagcacagctggcactgcaggagggctgagcccccctgggatggggctgagccactccctgacccacaggggacagggctgctctgaccctgacactggtttgttttcttttttgtacttttgcatttgtatttttaatttccctgtcaaagaactgttattcctgctcccatatctttgcctgagagacccttaatttcaaaattataacaattcagagggaaggggtttgcattttccatttcaggggaggctcctgccctcctcagcagacacctggctgttCAGACCAGGATTTGATGGGGTTTCACTGAACTCACCTTCCAGAAAAAGGAGAGGTTCTGGTGCCCAgagtccagctcctgctgccggTACCAGACATCCAGGGTCACTCTTGGCACtggtgggaaggaaaagcagagcaggCCAATGGCTGAGGAGGTAAAAACCCCTGAGAAAACTCAAATTTAATCTTTTAAATGCCCCTGACATGCTGCAGGGTGGGATGACCCAGGTTTGCTGGGGATTTGGGAGGAGAACAAGCCGTAAACCCAAGCAGAGGAGTTTGGATCTGCTGGTGGCTTTGTCCTGACCTCAGTAATCTGGGTGGCTGCCAAGGGAGCCCACACATCAAAGCCCAGCATTAGCTCCTGTCTTTGCATAAATTGGAGGCTTATGAAGGTCCTTGGGCTTGGCTCCATCCATCCTAGGACAACAGGCAGCCTCGGATCAGGGCGTGTGGGGGATGTGTGGGATCTTCCTGTCTGATAAATGCCCTTAACAGCTTGCCTGAGGCAGCTTAAACCCCGTTCCTTCCACAGTTCTGACTGGAAGCTCTTGGTATTTTGAAGAAACCTCCCAAAATGACATTAACAGGAAGATCTGgctggtggatgagctcccAAAGCCCAGACTCGGAGACGAGTGGGTAAGGACAGCTGAGATGACAGAGGATGCCAGAGCTTTGCTCCTCAAGgaccctgagcagcacaaactCATCCATTCTAATGCCAATTGTTACtagctggagcaggggcagctgATGAACAGCCAGGGCTGTAGCACAGGCACAAACCCCTCCAGGTCAGCATGTTTGTCCTGCAGTGACTGCAGAGAGTGACTGGAACAGAAACaagaagcaggagcagcagcagaaacaaaaccagagcATTGACTGCGagctcagagcaggaaaatCTGAATATTGGATTgcacctgctgctctccagcctggatCTGAAAGCCTGTGCACCACGTCAACGAGGTTTTTGGCAGTTTGCACAaaaaggagcaggaacaggaattTCTCCTTGGAAAGGTTTAATTCTGGGCTTGCAGGGAGACAACTTGTGGAGAAGTTCAGCTCCTGCAACACAGAGCGGTGAGGATGCACCCGGAGCTGcttgtctgcagcctccccttGCTGTGACCCACTCTGAGGGCACAAAGATCAGCTAAAAACCCCACGGGCAGGGTGGGGGTGACAGCCACAAACTCGGGGTGCAGCGAGAAGGGGAGAAAACTGTTGAGAGGAAGGTgggggaggcagggaagagTTCACACCTCCCGAATCAATCAATACCTCTCATAGAAACTGCTGCTGTCACGGGGCAGAGGGGAAATGGGTGAGtcagagcagcaccagccccatgGGCTGGCAGCAATTCACAAAAAAGAGCAGCCAAAGCCAACAGGAGAgcagggaatcacagaattataaGGGTTGCGTGGCACCccaaagatcatctcattccagcccccAAATCCTTCACCTGTTCTCAGGCAGCTGTTTTGCTTCACCGTTTGctcatttaaaaaacccaattttcTTACAGAAACTTCTCCCTCTCGGCTCCAGGTGTGGATGTGGAgtttgcccagagcagcccagcagcagttTGGGCTCCTGAGCTGGAGTTTGCCGTggctcagagccctgggctggctttAGGGCAGGCAGTTCTGTACCTGCTGCTGgggtgctgccctggctgctgctccagtcGCTCCAGAGCCCACGGCCGGGCAGGatcctgcagctcagctggaaCTCGTAGGCTGtgtcaggctccagcccctgcagatGATATTTCTCCCTGCTGAAGCTCTCGACCTTCAGTGGGGATGAAGAAATTGGTGTTACGCTCCCAAGGAAACAAGGGCTGCAGGCAGCGAGGGGCTGAGTTACAAATTCACACACAGATttaaaaacagcagagaaaccCTGAGCTGAGGCAGCTCCAGAAACTCAAAGGAATCATCAGGCCCGCAGGGCTTCATCTGAAAAATCCCTCATGGCAAAATCTCTGTTTGGGTGATGtgctcagctcccagcaaaATGTTCTTTTTGCCACTTACAGTAAAAACTTCATGGAATATCAAatgtttgggttgggagggagcttaaatcccacccagtgccacccctaccatagcagggacacctcccactgtcccaggctgctccaaaccctgtccagcctggcctgggcactgccagggatccaggggcagccccagctgctctgggaattccaccccaccctcccagccaggaattccttcccaatatcccatctaaatttaccttttttcagctcccagccattccctgtgtcctgttccccgatcccttgtccccagcccctctccagctctcctggagcccctccaggccctgccaggggctctgagctctccccagagctttttcctccccagcagctccctgaaTCCCTGAATCCCAGAGGGATTACCGTGCTCCAGCCGTGCCTGCCGAGGGGACGGAACCTCAGCCTGTAGTGCTGTGCTGGTGCCTCATCCTGCCACCGAATGGTGCAGTTGGTGGCAGAGGAATCATCAAATTCCACCGAGAATTCGGGAGGGTGTGGCTTCACTGGcaccaaaacagaaacaaacaggGCTCAGAGGTTAGGTGGAAAATAGGATTATTGCTGTAGGCTGGTGGATGATTTATCCAAGAggtttaatgtttttttttccaagagatcCTGAATATTTTCAGGTGTCCCCAAGGAGAGGTGCTTTACCTATGTCTATCAGCATGAAGGTGAGTGGCTGGGAAGAGGCATTTCCCAATGGATTGGAGGCAGAAACCACCACGGTGTAATTGGAGTCAAAATCCAACTTGCTCAGAGCCCCGGAGCCAAAATCCTCACTGGGAGTTTcttctggaaaggaaaaggcatCGGTCCCGTTGGagagcctggagcaggaggaaaggTTTGGTTGGATTTTCTGAGAAGAAAGgtgagccctggggctggggacaggctcAGTGCTGGGGGTGTGGGGTCTGGGGAGTCACCCCAGGACGTGGGGACAGGGtgagccctgtggggacagggttCCCTTTCCAAAGGGATGGACTGGCACAGCCTCTTCACTGAACCCTGAGGAAGCTGTAGGCGGGATGAgaaagctgctgcaggggatAATTAGGCACTAATTGTATTTACACTTACTCTATCTCGTAGGCAGTGTGGAGGTAGGTGAGCCTGCCTTTGTGCCAGCTGCAGGTggcatgtccccgtgtccccttcTGGATGCAGGACACGTTCCTGGGCTCGTCTGGAGGATCTGAAACAGAAATTCCTGTCAGTCCCAACATCCCGgcctggtttgggttggacCTTTCAGGTCCTTCAGTCCATCATctccagccaggccaggctgcccGGCCAGCCTGGCCCCAGTGGCTCTTCCCCAGACGTGTGGGTCAGGCACATTTTAGGggatgctgggcagggagggtgtTGTTTGCTCTGGGCAGGAAGGTTTATTGAGCCTCTCTCCCTTCAGGAATAACAGAGCTGCACAATTCCAGCCAGGAATATTCCCAGTGGGAAGAAGACAGCAGCAATCCTGGCCGAAGCCACCCCCTGGCAGTGCCTAGCTTCCCTCTCCCGCAGGAGGAGCAATGAAGAACTTGGAGCAGTGATTAAACAGGGAATTTCCTTACTTCCACAGTGGATATCGATTCCACAGACGATGTTTTTCTTGTCCCCACAGATGCACTTGCAGATGAAGTTGTGCCTGCCGTGGGTGGTGACCAGGAAGGTTTTGCTCACCGAGCCTCCCCGGGCTCGCACTTGCTCGGAGCTGTTGAGGAAGAtcgctgcccagcagcagccccgggggGCTGTCAGCTGGCAGGACAGGGTGATGCTGGTGCCACCAgggatggcacagcaggggctgGCGGTCACTCTCCCCTTGGCACAGACCTGTGCGGCTCCGCGGGCGGCTCTGCTGGCGCTCACCACCCCCTTCCTGCAGGGTCCTGCAAGGGAAGGGCAAAACAGCCTCGGGCAGGAGCCCCCACCTGCTCCAGGACAGCAGCCAGAGCCTCCCCCGAGGTGTGGTGGAGAAATTCTCGTGGGACCGGTCTGGGATCAGTGGCCGCAGGATGGTTCCCAGTCCCCAAAAACGCAGAGAGCCCCAGGTAAAAACTGCCAGGACACTCCCCTGGGGGTTGGAAAAGTGCCTGTGGCAGGAGGTGCAGgaagcacctggagctgctgcagggctggagcccctctggagccaggctgggagagctgggggggctccctggagaggagaaggatccagggagagctcagagcccctgggaatgttcccctggagaggagaaggatccagggagagctcagagcccctgggaatgttcccctggagaggagaaggatccagggagagctcagagcccctgggaatgttcccctggagaggagaaggatccaggagagctcagagcccctgggaatgttcccctggagaggagaaggatccagggagagctcagagcccctgggaatgttcccctggagaggagaaggatccagggagagctcagagcccctgggaatgttcccctggagaggagaaggatccagggagagctcagagcccctgggaatgttcccctggagaggagagggatccagggagagctcagagcccctgggaatgttcccctggagaggagaaggatccagggagagctcagagcccctggcagggcctggaggggctccaggagagctggagagggactggggacaaggatggagggacaggacacagggaatggcttcactgccagagggcagggatggatgggacattgggaattgggaattgttccctgggatggaattcccagagcagctggggctgcccctggatccctggcagtgcccaaggccaggctggagggtttggagcaggctgggacagtgggaggtgtccctgccacagcaggggtggcactgggtgggctttgaggtccttccagcccaaacccaaattctgggattctgtgacttTCCCAAGTTCATGAGCTCTGCCTGTCCCGCTGCCTTTTGTCACCAAACCAACAGCTCTACCTTGAACTGAAAGCCAAACAAACTCCCCGCATCACTTATTAACTCCAGAAATGGAGATGTTCCCTGGCACTCGGAGTAGAAGCTGGAAAAACCCCACCCTAATTAGGCTGAGTGCTTAATCTGAGAGATAATTGCTGTGTAGGAAGAAGCCTCTCTTACCTGCTGTGAGGTGCAGCACCAACCAAAGCGCTGAGGGCACGATCCATGGAAATGGCAttttgctgcctgcagagagaggaaTTCCTGTTACCAGCTCCTAAAAAGTGGGGATAGTATGTACAGATCTTTgtggttttctattttttttttttcctgctttactACTTTCTACTctgctttttcagaaaaatcccaaatttcgcTCATTTTGTGAGACCTTTCTAATGGACATTCCCTGGTTTGGTTAAAATCCAGGGTCTGTGGCCTTCAGCCTCGCAGCAGTGCCTCAGCTCAGCCGGGACCTCTTCATGTGGTGCCTTCTGTAGGTGATTCGTAAGTGCCAGGATGAGCAATCTCAGCAGCTTCTTCAGGGAAATGCTCAGCCTTCCACTAAGCCTGGGGGCTGTGTCAACAGCCTgcaaacagcagctgctgacagcaAAGTGCCCGAAATACCCGagaaaacagcccaaaaccagccctaaacccagccccaaacccgccccaaaaccagccccagaaacagcccaaaaacagccccaaaaacagccccaaaacagccctaaacccagccccaaaacagcctcaaaaccagccccaaacccagccccagaaacagcccaaaaacagcccaaaaccagccccaaaacagccccaaaacagccccaaaaccagcccccaaaacagccccaaatccagccccaaacccacccccaaaacagcctcaaaaccagccccaaaacagctccaaacccagccccagaaacatccccaaaccagccc contains the following coding sequences:
- the LOC110473252 gene encoding interleukin-12 receptor subunit beta-2, whose product is MKAEGKGEVKKEILIFGILWGPCRKGVVSASRAARGAAQVCAKGRVTASPCCAIPGGTSITLSCQLTAPRGCCWAAIFLNSSEQVRARGGSVSKTFLVTTHGRHNFICKCICGDKKNIVCGIDIHCGNPPDEPRNVSCIQKGTRGHATCSWHKGRLTYLHTAYEIELSNGTDAFSFPEETPSEDFGSGALSKLDFDSNYTVVVSASNPLGNASSQPLTFMLIDIVKPHPPEFSVEFDDSSATNCTIRWQDEAPAQHYRLRFRPLGRHGWSTVESFSREKYHLQGLEPDTAYEFQLSCRILPGRGLWSDWSSSQGSTPAAVPRVTLDVWYRQQELDSGHQNLSFFWKAPSRSEAGGRILGYTVTLEALGQGKLPAQSHRTTQTSFSRVTPRAAHRVTVTAQNPRGSSVPAAVLTHLGSPDLPPPQRVCAVGLGNSSILVSWSPPAGAALPVGGYVVEWAEPRREPRPQPQQGWLKLPPSRLSTVIAEHIRDNVCYQIHVSALYQGRAGQAASVRGNSTAQAPSAGPQMFATPWASGVLVSWEEIPAPQQRGCITGYHIYLHRRDGQGQPEVHGAGGWVTLVIICSFFVLSACLCSVPPARRLFQWLLSLLLPEWQSKAIPDPANATWAKSLAATKVN